The genomic segment CCGCCGTTCGAAACGCACTTTTTTTTGCGTGGGAGCCCAAGGGTAATGTCTGGGTATTACTTGGGGGAGTAGCCGCCGCCTCTAATATTCTTATGCGGCTTGCCTTCCAAAGCTACCGAAATATTGCTCCTGAAGGAAAGGCGGAAGCAAAAAAGTCAATCGGTTTGGAAAAACTCCTGAGTGAAAATCTGGGTGTTACCGGGGTGTTGATGCCAGCGCTTTTTGTGGCCCTTCTTGCCGGAGGGCTGGGATATATTATGATTTTTTATACGGTTTTCTATGGGTTGGGATGCGTACTGGTCCTCCTTAAATTGATTCGGAAGGTAGAGCATGTTTCGAGAAAGAAATGAGACCTACATGCTGCTTTTTGTGGTGGTCGATACCTTATCAACCATCCTTGCCTTTTGCGCCGCAGTTGCCGTTCGTTTTATCATTCAGGAAGCAAATCTATTCGAGTTCTATGCCATCGATCTTCGGGAATATATGTATATAGGCCTGGTTCTTGCTTCTTCGCAGGTGATGGTCTTCTATTTTATGGATTTGTATCGTCCGGGGAAGGTTGGCCTGGTAACCGATGAGTTTAATCGGGTAGTACTGGGGACAATCGTCACCATCTTCATGGCGCTGGGTGTTATTTTCTTTCTCAAGACCCATCGATATAGTCGTCTGGTCGTACTCTATTTCGGAATTCTGAATGTCGCTTTTGTTTCCCTCGGCAGGGCTATTGCCAGATTCTTCATTAAGAAAATGCTCTTGAAAGGCCGGCGTATACGCCTTATTCTGGTTCTCGGTACCGGCAGAACCGCAAAGCAGTTCGAAGAGGTAATTCAACGAAACCGGCTTTACGGCTATCTGGTCAAGGCCTTTGTCCGGCTCCCTGAAGAGGGAGAGGTAAAGGTCGAAAACGATAAAATCCTTGGTTCGTTTGAGGACATTCCCCGGCTCCTAACCGAGATCAGGCCTCATCACGTTATCTTTGCATGTGATTCCACCAGCAGTGATATGCTCCAAAGGGCAATACAGATGTGCAATCATGAAGGAATCCATATGCATGTGATACCCAGTTTCAGCGAATTGATTACTTCAAAGGGCCGGCTTGAGAGCCTTGAAGGAATTCCTCTCATCACTTTGCGCGATATCCCTGCTCGAAGGGGCTTTAATCGTTTTTTTAAGCGTTTGTTTGATATTATCTTTTCCCTGTTGTTTATCATCCTTTTTTCTCCCTTTTACATCATTATTGCTCTGGCGATCAGGCTTACATCAAAAGGGCCTGTCTTCCTTTCACAGGAGCGTGTTGGACTCGACAACAAGTTATTCAAGGTACTGAAATTTCGTACCATGTCTGTGCAACAGCCGGGGGATTCCGATATCATCTGGACCACCAAGAACGATCCCCGAGTAACACCTGTTGGTCGAATCTTGCGAAAATTGTCCCTTGACGAAACCCCGCAGTTTTTTAACGTATTTACGGGAACGATGTCGGTCGTCGGCCCCAGACCGGAGCGCCCCTATTGGGTCGAACAATTTAAAGAGCGCTATACCGGCTATATGCAGCGTCACGGCATGAAGGCCGGTATCACCGGATGGGCTCAAGTCAACGGCCTTCGCGGCGATACCTCCATCGAGGAACGGGTGGCCGCCGATATCTATTACATTGAGAACTGGTCGATTCTGCTCGATCTAAAGATTATTCTGCTTACCCCTTTTAAAAGTGTTATCGACAGGAATGCCTATTAGATGAGAATGCACATTTGTTTTATCATAACCCGCGGAGATTCCATCGGCGGTGCCCAGATCCATGTTCGTGATATGGCCATAGCCCTGCGTAAAGATGGTCATGATGCCTCGGTTTTGGTTGGCTCTCCAGGGGATTTGACTGATCAACTGGAGCGAGCAGGGATTCCCTGGGAACATGTCCCTCTCCTTGTTCGTCCCATTCGTCCATGGAAGGATCTTCGCGCCGTTTTCTCTGTCGCTTCGAGGCTTCGGCGTCTGAAGCCCGATCTGGTTTCCTGCCATACCGCCAAAGCGGGTATGGTTGGGCGACTTGCCGCTTTCGTTGCGGGCCGGCCTTCTATTTTTACCGCCCACGGCTGGCAGTTTGCCGATGGAATACCCGGCAAGCAGGCAAAAGCGGTATTGCTTATTGAAAAGCTTATCTCGCCATTGTGCCGCAAAGTCATTACGGTCAGTCGGTATGATTATGATCTTGCTGTGCGCAAACGTGCGGTGAACCCTAAAAAGATGCTTACTATTCACAACGGCCTTCCGTGGATGGAGGATCGGGACAGCTTCGGGGCGTCCCCTGCCGAAAGGCCCTGCCGCTTACTCATGGTCGCCCGGTTTCAGGAGCAGAAAGACCACACCAGCCTTTTGACTGCTCTCGGCGGTTTAAAAGAGCTTTCATGGGAGCTTGATCTGGTCGGAGACGGCCCCGGTATGGAAGCCGAGAAGGAACGTGCCCGGGACTTGGGATTGGAAACGCGTATCGAATTTTCGGGTCAACGGCTAGATGTTCCCGAGCGGATGGAGAAGGCCGATATCTATCTGCTTATCAGCAATTGGGAGGGCTTTCCCCGTAGTATTATTGAGGCAATGCGAGGGGGACTGCCGGTGATCGCCAGCGATGTCGGCGGCTGCAATGAATCGGTTGCCGAGGGGGAGAGCGGCTTTTTGGTTCCCAGAGGCGATGCAGAGCTTTTGCGGAAGCGGATCGCCACACTGATCAACGACTCCGCCCTGCGTCGGCGAATGGGGAGGACCGGTCGCCGGCGTTATGAAGAGTATTTTACCTTTCAGATCATGTATGAGAAAACAGTTGAACTCTATCGTGAGGTTTTGGCGTAATCCAAAGCGGAATCCATTTTCTCTTGTGAAATGGCCCGCCATACGATAAGATGCCGATAAGGAATAACGACATGAAGAAATATTTTAGTGCCCTATGTGCAATTATGTTCTGCCAGATCATCTTGTCTCCAATCTGGGCTATGGATTTTACCATGATGGGAGAGGATGAGGATTGGCTTCCTCCTGCGGGAGAAGAATACCTGGCTTTTAACTTCGCCGGTTTTCTTACGGCGGAGAAGCGAGAGGAATTGTTGGACGATCAGGCGGATCTTCCGAGCTTCTTCGACGAAGAGCGGCTCAGTTTCGATTATCGTACTCAGTTATTTCAGATGTTCATCGATGGATCGCTACTCGATGACGGAACGTACAGTGAACAGGAGCCCTATCTGGGGGGAAGATACTTCTACCTCAATGATGCCTATCTCAAAACCAACCTCGATCGGTTTCAGCTCAAGGTTGGGCAGGGCCCCCATCACGATGTGGTTGATACCCCCTATAGCCTCTTTATCTCCTCGAACGATTTTTCCGTGCTTCATGCCGAGATCGACTACGACGGGGATTTCTTCTTTTACAAGACCCGCTGGGTCAGCATGAACAACGACAGTTCGCAGATCTATTATGGATCGGATGATGATTGGAGTAGTATGACGACTACTACATGGCCGGACGCTGACCCTCCAGATGGTGAGACCTACTGGCTCGACAAGGGGATGAATTTCAAGGTCTACGGTTTCAACCTCGGCGAGGGGTGGCGGGTCGGATTCGAGGATGTAGTGGTCTATCTCGGCCGCTCCTTTGATGCCAACTATTTTTTCAATCCCATTCCGCAGTATTTTCTCCAGTTGATCACCAGCGAGGACGGAAATCCCTGGGTACAGGCCGGAAATACCAAGAGCATGATGGGCTTTTTTGTCGATGTAACCCGCGATGATTGGGGGGCGGAGACACAGCTTCTGATTGACGATATAAACCTAAGTTTTCTTCCCTTTGTGCCCGACCGCAGCTTCAAGGACAAGATTGCCTGGAATATAGGGGGATGGAAGGACTTCAGTTTCGGTACCATGGGTTTCCACCATGCCGGAGCCACCAAATACACCTTTGAATCGACCCGGACCATTGAAAGCGACGGTAGCTGGGGAGATGTCGGATACGTGGATGTTCCTTACAGCATTCTTCCCTACGAGTATGCCTACTATCCGGTAAACGAATATACCTTGAAGAACGGAGAGCAAATGGCCATCCCCTACGAGGACCTCTATGCCGGGTACAAATACGGGGAAAACAACCTCGCCTTTCTTGTCGATTACGAAAATCTGATGTTTGCCGGTACTCCTCAGGAATTTAAGCTATATGCCTCTTTCGAGTATGTGATGAACGGATCCAAGTCTCCTTCCAACCCCTGGCATGAATACGATAGCCCGCGTAATTCTGATATCGAGGATTCTGCCTGGTGTATGTTCACCGGAGCCCCTATCGAGTATGTCTTCAGGGCAAAGGCGAACGCCCGTAAACCGATCGGCGACTTTACCGTGCTGATGGAGGTGCAGGCCGGTTATGTTATCAATGGCGCAGAACTGATCGAGGTTGATGCAAACTATGAAGATTATAACACAATCGATTGGACCGAACCGAAGATCTATGTACCGCAGAATGGAAACAATTTTCCGATTTTTGGGGTCACCGTCGGGTTCAATTATTCCTGGCGGCTTAAGTAGCGGAACGGACGACAACGCATGACGGTGGCGGGACTATTTCGCGTTCTTTTTGTCGATAAAAGCTCTCATCGGTTTGTAGAGTTTTTTCGCTACTTTTTCGTGTCTGCAATTTCTCTTGTTGCCGACTTCTTGCTGCTTTTCCTGTTGACCAGTGTGGCAGGTATTCACTACCTGATCTCCTCGGTCTTTTCGTATATGGCAGGTCTGATCGTCAACTACCTTTTGAGCACGTATTGGGTCTTTGCCAAGCGAAGAGTTTCCAACCGTGCCGTTGAATTTTCGGTGTTTGCTCTTGTCGGAGTTATCGGCCTGGGGGTCAATGAAATCCTCATGTGGCTGTTTACCGATGTTTTGATGCTCTACTATATGCTTTCACGTGTTTTTTCAGCGGGGATTGGATATGCCTGGAAATATGTCGTTAGAAAAATCATCCTTTTCCGATAAGCAGACGGACCGTTTATTATTAGCGGTCCTTATTGCTTTTACCCTTTTTGTTCGGCTCTACTTTTTGCAGATGATCAATGTCGGGCCGGATGAGATTGATTACTGGTTTAGTGCCAAGCGGCTGATAGGGCCAGGTGCATACCCTGATTTAATGCACAGGACGATACGGTGGGCAATTATTCTCCCTACGGCCTTTTTTCAGCTCCTTTTGGGGATGCATCCTCTTGTCTACTACGTTGTTCCTGTTTTCAATTCACTTGTACAGACGGTGCTCCTCTTCCTCTTGGGAAAGCATTTGTTCGGCAGGGGGGTATCGTTTTATGCGGTGCTGCTTTTTACCGCCTGGCCTTACATGTGGCGTACGGGAAGCCAAATTCGCCCTGCCGTTTTTTCTCTTACCTATGTCCTCGCCGCACTTTGCTTGCTTTTTTTCTACCTTGAACATGCTCAGGATGATTCCCGTCGAAGCAGGCTCTGTTTCGTCGGGTCGGTTCTTGCATTATTTCTGGCCTATGAAAGCAAGATAACAAATCTCTATTTTCTTCCGGGAATTCTCATTGTTCTCCTTCTGCGGCACCGTCGGATGGGACCGGCAATACGTTATGGCCTCTATCTTTTGGGACTCTATGTCATCGAGCACGTTGCCTACTTCGTGGCTGTTGGTGATCCTTTGGGGCGGCTCGGCATTATTGCAAAAAATCATCTTGCTTCCTCGTATGCCGACAAGTTACCGAAATCGTTCTGGGGGCTCTTCGAGCGCTATACGATCTATCTTGAGTTCCCGTGGCATCTGTTGCTTATTGCCTTTGTTGCCGCTTCCATCTACCTGCTTGCCAAGAAAAAGCCGTGGATTCGGGAATTGACGGTTCTTCATGCCAGTTTTTTCTTTTTCCTTACCTTTATGGTGAAGAGCATAAAGCCGATCGTTCCTGTAGAGGCATTTCTTGACCGTTATTTTATTGCCTGCCTGCCGACGATGTCTCTCGTTATTGTATACGCTCTTCATGAGCTTCTGCCCCTATCGATAGTAGGTGAACTAAATCGACGAGGTGTATTGATCTCTCTTACTGCCGGGCTTTCTGTGGTGATGTTGCTGATAACAGCTCTTCCGATGCCGAAGTCGATCGAACGCTTCTATACTCCGTTGCAGCGGATTCATGATCATCCCATTGCCAAGACCTTTGAATTCCAGCATCTCATTGCCTCTGCTATCGAGGAGAATATTCCAATTTTAAGTGTCGATACCCGAAAGCCGCTGGACACTGCCAACCGTGTATTTTTTGATGACCCGAAAAAGGGTAGATGGGCTCGTCCCATTGGAAAACTGGAAATCGAGGGCCATGTTGTATACTACCTCGATGGTATCGGAAATGTCCCTTTTGCCTTTGATGTTCAGGAGGGAAGCACGAACGTTTTATGGTGTGATCGTTTTAACTTCGATATGACTATGTTGAAGTTGCGGGAAATACCCAATTTAGGTGATATATATGAGTGAAGCATCCGAAATGAATGGACTGTCGATTGTCATCCCTGCCTATAACGAGGAAAAGGCCATAGTAGAGACCATCGAACACGTGACTGGGGTTATGGAGCCGTCCCAAACGCCTTATGAGGTGGTTCTGGTAAACGACGGCTCTACGGATAAGACTGCGGTTATTATTCAATCGTATCTCCATGATCATCCCCAGCTTGCCGAGCGGGTTCGCCTTGTCGAGCATGCGCACAATCGTGGATATGGGGCCAGCCTGAAGACCGGTATTCGAGCGGCAAAGAATGAAGCAATCTGTATTACCGATGCCGACGGAACCTATCCAAATAATCGCATTCCCGAGCTGTTCGGAATGTTCCGTGAACGGGGATTAGATATGGTGGTAGGTCGGCGGAGTTTCAAAAAATTACCCACGCTGACCAAACCGGCAAAATGGTTTATTACCAAGCTTGCAAGTTTTCTGGTTGACGATAAAATTCCTGATATAAATTCGGGATTGCGGATATTTCGGCGTTCGATTGCCGTGAAATTTTTTCCGATCATCTGCGATGGTTTTAGTTTTACAACCACAATTACCCTTGCGATGTTTTCAAATGGATATCAGGTTCATTATGAACCAATTGAATACTTCAAGCGGAAAGGAAAATCGAAAATAAGGCCGATTCGGGACACCATCAATTTTATCCAGCTTATTATTCGTACCGTTGCCTATTTTAACCCGCTGAAAGTATTCGTTCCTGTGAGTCTCTTGCTTTTCCTTGTTGGGTTCTTGCTTTTCATCATCGGACGGATGGGGATTTTCTTCGCCGAAACGCCGAACGATACCATCACGATACTCTTTGTGGGTGGTATACAGGTTTTGGCTACCGGAGTGATTGCAGATATGATAGCCAAGAAAAAAGATTGATGGAATGAGAGATGAATCGTAGGCGCAGGGTTTTTGTCCGTAATGCTCTTATGGCCATAGACGGTATTGTGACCTTTTTTTCTTTCATAGTTGCTTACTATGTTCGTAACACGCCGTTTTTTTTCGGTCTTAAGGCCCTGTTTCCCTTTTCGAACTATTTCCCCTATCTTCTCATTTCACTGGTTTTTTGGTTGTTGCTCCTTCGCTTCTTCAATAATTATGCCTTTCTCGGGGGAGGAAAGAAGTCGTGGCGTAGGATTTTTGTCAATTTACTGCCGGTGGAATTGGTCGGACTTGCTCTTCTTACCATGATCCTTTTCTTCCTTCGTGATCAGATCATTAGTAGGACCTTTCTTCTCTTTTTTGCGGCCATTAATTATCTTATGCTTCTGATGACCAAGATATTAACCATGGCCTATTTTCTGCGGGAAGGAAAGATAAAGAAGTACCATCGCCGGGCTTTGTTGGTTGGCAATAAAAGATCTGTCGATTACTTCCTTTCCACTGAAAAACAGATGCCGGAGCTGTTGTTCGACATCATCACACAATCTGAGTTCATTATCAACGCAGATGCCGTTTTAAAC from the Sediminispirochaeta bajacaliforniensis DSM 16054 genome contains:
- a CDS encoding undecaprenyl-phosphate glucose phosphotransferase, with translation MFRERNETYMLLFVVVDTLSTILAFCAAVAVRFIIQEANLFEFYAIDLREYMYIGLVLASSQVMVFYFMDLYRPGKVGLVTDEFNRVVLGTIVTIFMALGVIFFLKTHRYSRLVVLYFGILNVAFVSLGRAIARFFIKKMLLKGRRIRLILVLGTGRTAKQFEEVIQRNRLYGYLVKAFVRLPEEGEVKVENDKILGSFEDIPRLLTEIRPHHVIFACDSTSSDMLQRAIQMCNHEGIHMHVIPSFSELITSKGRLESLEGIPLITLRDIPARRGFNRFFKRLFDIIFSLLFIILFSPFYIIIALAIRLTSKGPVFLSQERVGLDNKLFKVLKFRTMSVQQPGDSDIIWTTKNDPRVTPVGRILRKLSLDETPQFFNVFTGTMSVVGPRPERPYWVEQFKERYTGYMQRHGMKAGITGWAQVNGLRGDTSIEERVAADIYYIENWSILLDLKIILLTPFKSVIDRNAY
- a CDS encoding glycosyltransferase family 4 protein; this translates as MRMHICFIITRGDSIGGAQIHVRDMAIALRKDGHDASVLVGSPGDLTDQLERAGIPWEHVPLLVRPIRPWKDLRAVFSVASRLRRLKPDLVSCHTAKAGMVGRLAAFVAGRPSIFTAHGWQFADGIPGKQAKAVLLIEKLISPLCRKVITVSRYDYDLAVRKRAVNPKKMLTIHNGLPWMEDRDSFGASPAERPCRLLMVARFQEQKDHTSLLTALGGLKELSWELDLVGDGPGMEAEKERARDLGLETRIEFSGQRLDVPERMEKADIYLLISNWEGFPRSIIEAMRGGLPVIASDVGGCNESVAEGESGFLVPRGDAELLRKRIATLINDSALRRRMGRTGRRRYEEYFTFQIMYEKTVELYREVLA
- a CDS encoding GtrA family protein; translation: MTVAGLFRVLFVDKSSHRFVEFFRYFFVSAISLVADFLLLFLLTSVAGIHYLISSVFSYMAGLIVNYLLSTYWVFAKRRVSNRAVEFSVFALVGVIGLGVNEILMWLFTDVLMLYYMLSRVFSAGIGYAWKYVVRKIILFR
- a CDS encoding glycosyltransferase family 39 protein translates to MSLEKSSFSDKQTDRLLLAVLIAFTLFVRLYFLQMINVGPDEIDYWFSAKRLIGPGAYPDLMHRTIRWAIILPTAFFQLLLGMHPLVYYVVPVFNSLVQTVLLFLLGKHLFGRGVSFYAVLLFTAWPYMWRTGSQIRPAVFSLTYVLAALCLLFFYLEHAQDDSRRSRLCFVGSVLALFLAYESKITNLYFLPGILIVLLLRHRRMGPAIRYGLYLLGLYVIEHVAYFVAVGDPLGRLGIIAKNHLASSYADKLPKSFWGLFERYTIYLEFPWHLLLIAFVAASIYLLAKKKPWIRELTVLHASFFFFLTFMVKSIKPIVPVEAFLDRYFIACLPTMSLVIVYALHELLPLSIVGELNRRGVLISLTAGLSVVMLLITALPMPKSIERFYTPLQRIHDHPIAKTFEFQHLIASAIEENIPILSVDTRKPLDTANRVFFDDPKKGRWARPIGKLEIEGHVVYYLDGIGNVPFAFDVQEGSTNVLWCDRFNFDMTMLKLREIPNLGDIYE
- a CDS encoding glycosyltransferase family 2 protein, which codes for MSEASEMNGLSIVIPAYNEEKAIVETIEHVTGVMEPSQTPYEVVLVNDGSTDKTAVIIQSYLHDHPQLAERVRLVEHAHNRGYGASLKTGIRAAKNEAICITDADGTYPNNRIPELFGMFRERGLDMVVGRRSFKKLPTLTKPAKWFITKLASFLVDDKIPDINSGLRIFRRSIAVKFFPIICDGFSFTTTITLAMFSNGYQVHYEPIEYFKRKGKSKIRPIRDTINFIQLIIRTVAYFNPLKVFVPVSLLLFLVGFLLFIIGRMGIFFAETPNDTITILFVGGIQVLATGVIADMIAKKKD